The following are encoded in a window of Limibacter armeniacum genomic DNA:
- the gldF gene encoding gliding motility-associated ABC transporter permease subunit GldF has translation MLQVLLKEVNSFLSSLAGYIVILVFLIVSGLFSWVFPNTSIPAGGFANLQPLFSLAPYIFMFLIPAITMRSISEEKRTGTLELLLTRPLSDLQIITGKYLACLVLVIVSLIPTFIYYYSVYQLGTPQGNIDTAAVIGSYIGLFFLGATFTAIGILASSLTDNQIVAFIISLFFCFLLYDGFTLLASVNVWADYSYILSKWGIDYHYRSVSKGLIDSRNVLYFLSIITIMLSLAKLALNSRKWE, from the coding sequence ATGCTGCAGGTATTATTAAAGGAAGTCAACAGCTTCTTGAGTTCATTAGCTGGGTACATTGTCATATTGGTATTTCTGATTGTATCAGGATTATTCTCTTGGGTATTTCCCAACACAAGTATTCCTGCAGGAGGCTTTGCTAACTTACAACCGCTATTCTCATTGGCTCCTTACATTTTTATGTTTCTCATTCCTGCCATTACGATGAGAAGTATATCAGAAGAGAAACGTACAGGCACTTTAGAGTTGTTACTGACTAGGCCACTTTCAGACCTTCAAATTATAACAGGCAAGTACTTAGCTTGTTTAGTACTGGTTATCGTATCACTCATTCCTACATTTATCTACTACTATTCCGTATACCAACTAGGCACACCACAAGGCAATATTGATACAGCAGCTGTAATTGGCTCTTATATTGGCTTATTTTTCTTAGGAGCAACATTTACAGCTATCGGAATACTAGCATCATCTTTAACAGACAACCAGATTGTAGCCTTTATCATCTCACTCTTTTTCTGTTTCCTATTATACGATGGATTTACATTACTTGCTTCTGTGAATGTTTGGGCTGATTACTCTTATATACTATCTAAATGGGGAATTGACTATCACTACCGTTCTGTAAGCAAAGGACTAATAGATTCACGAAACGTACTTTACTTCCTTAGTATCATTACCATCATGCTCTCTCTCGCCAAACTTGCTTTAAACAGTAGAAAATGGGAGTAG
- a CDS encoding polyprenyl synthetase family protein, whose amino-acid sequence MSFDFKAAAVQVQEAIHNLDAGTTPAELYDPLYYILSIGGKRTRPVLTLLGCYLFDDDYLKAMQPALGVEMFHNFTLMHDDIMDKAPLRRGKATVHEKWNDNTAILSGDVMLVKAYDQFLQLPTDKLSTVLALFNKCAAEVCEGQQYDMNFETLNDVKEDAYVEMIRLKTAVLLGFSLRLGAIIGGADAHQASLLKEFGENIGTGFQIKDDILDVYADQAKFGKQVGGDIIANKKTYMLIKAMELASGETEKELTHWLSIDSFDKTEKVKAVTSIYDALGIKAIAEQKMDEYFQKGFDCLDKLNIPEEKKQYLRGFAEELYKRDK is encoded by the coding sequence ATGTCATTTGATTTTAAAGCTGCGGCCGTACAAGTGCAAGAGGCCATTCACAATCTAGATGCAGGCACGACACCTGCCGAGTTGTATGACCCGCTTTATTATATTCTTTCTATAGGAGGAAAACGGACTAGACCAGTCTTAACACTTTTAGGCTGTTACCTTTTTGATGATGATTATCTAAAAGCTATGCAACCAGCTCTTGGTGTCGAAATGTTCCATAATTTCACGCTGATGCATGACGACATTATGGATAAGGCACCTTTAAGACGAGGAAAAGCTACTGTCCATGAAAAGTGGAATGACAATACAGCCATTCTTTCAGGAGATGTTATGCTAGTAAAAGCATACGATCAGTTTCTTCAACTTCCTACAGATAAGCTATCAACCGTACTAGCTTTGTTTAACAAATGCGCTGCTGAAGTATGTGAAGGACAACAATATGACATGAACTTTGAGACACTTAATGATGTCAAAGAAGATGCATATGTGGAAATGATCAGACTAAAAACAGCTGTATTGCTTGGATTCAGTCTCAGACTGGGCGCAATAATAGGCGGTGCTGATGCCCACCAAGCTAGTTTATTGAAAGAGTTTGGTGAAAATATTGGTACTGGTTTCCAAATCAAGGATGATATCTTAGATGTATATGCTGATCAAGCCAAATTTGGTAAGCAAGTAGGAGGGGACATCATTGCCAACAAAAAAACCTATATGCTAATCAAGGCTATGGAGTTGGCTTCTGGTGAGACAGAGAAAGAGCTAACCCATTGGCTCTCTATTGATAGTTTTGATAAAACTGAAAAAGTAAAAGCTGTTACAAGCATCTATGATGCTCTTGGCATCAAAGCCATTGCTGAACAAAAAATGGATGAGTATTTCCAAAAAGGATTTGACTGTCTAGACAAACTCAACATTCCTGAGGAGAAGAAGCAGTATTTAAGAGGCTTTGCTGAGGAACTCTATAAAAGAGATAAATAA
- a CDS encoding alpha/beta fold hydrolase produces MELFYREQGSGQPLIILHGLFGSSDNWLSIAKTLSEDYHVYIVDQRNHGQSPNTPEFDYETFVEDLKNFIQEKGIENPIIIGHSMGGKVAMQFAAKYPEMLSKLVVVDISPRQYPIHHQTILEGLNAIDIDNLKGRGDADKALATYVPEMGVRMFLLKNLYRKPEGGFGWRINLPVITEKIGNVGQRLTTNGVIDVPSLFVGGKNSNYIQASDKEEINTLFRNVDIKMVDGAGHWIHAEQPEKFLSAVREFIG; encoded by the coding sequence ATGGAACTATTCTACAGAGAACAAGGAAGTGGACAGCCGCTTATCATACTTCATGGCTTATTTGGCTCATCAGACAATTGGCTTTCAATTGCCAAAACCCTTTCTGAAGATTACCATGTCTACATCGTAGACCAACGTAACCATGGTCAATCTCCTAACACCCCTGAATTCGACTACGAAACCTTCGTAGAAGACCTTAAAAATTTCATTCAGGAAAAAGGAATTGAAAACCCTATCATCATTGGACATTCAATGGGAGGTAAGGTAGCGATGCAGTTTGCTGCCAAATATCCTGAAATGCTCAGTAAGCTTGTTGTGGTTGACATTTCACCTAGACAATACCCAATCCACCACCAAACCATTTTGGAAGGGCTGAACGCTATTGACATTGATAACTTGAAGGGTAGAGGAGATGCTGACAAAGCTTTGGCAACTTACGTTCCTGAAATGGGAGTAAGAATGTTCTTGCTCAAAAACCTTTATCGTAAACCTGAAGGTGGGTTTGGATGGAGAATCAACTTGCCTGTTATTACAGAAAAGATCGGTAACGTTGGACAAAGACTTACTACTAATGGTGTCATTGATGTTCCAAGCTTATTTGTCGGAGGCAAAAATTCCAACTACATACAAGCATCTGACAAGGAGGAAATCAATACACTTTTCCGTAATGTCGATATTAAAATGGTTGACGGCGCAGGTCACTGGATACATGCAGAACAACCTGAAAAGTTTCTCTCAGCTGTTAGAGAATTTATTGGATAA
- a CDS encoding lysophospholipid acyltransferase family protein — protein MVLKMGKAKSGNKPTEDSTIINTNGDSLIPKKKKKFKLIGIDSFGNVIFLKRMLISVLASATYARMNIYNKLKVSGMEHLKGLPSNNVLFISNHQTYYSDVMALYHIFCSAKWGLNDVNLPIYILSPRANMFYVAAEETMKQSGILPKIFSLTGAVTVKRSWRASGQNVSRGADVSAPAKIKKALDQGWVVTFPQGTTSPYAPVRKGTANIIKTYNPVVIPVVIDGFRRAFDKKGLFFKKKGTTLQVRIKPPMEFDMDDNLNDIVAKITDAIEQNPEKAKSANS, from the coding sequence ATGGTACTGAAGATGGGAAAAGCGAAGTCTGGTAATAAGCCAACAGAAGACAGCACGATTATAAATACCAACGGAGACAGCTTGATTCCAAAAAAGAAAAAGAAGTTTAAACTGATTGGAATTGATAGCTTTGGGAATGTCATTTTTCTGAAGCGAATGCTTATCAGCGTATTGGCAAGTGCCACTTATGCGAGAATGAATATTTATAATAAGCTGAAGGTAAGTGGGATGGAGCACCTGAAAGGGCTACCAAGTAATAATGTCTTGTTTATCTCAAACCATCAGACCTACTATTCAGATGTGATGGCACTATATCATATCTTTTGTAGCGCCAAATGGGGGCTGAACGATGTGAACTTACCTATTTATATTTTGAGTCCAAGAGCAAACATGTTCTATGTGGCGGCAGAAGAGACCATGAAACAAAGTGGTATCTTGCCTAAGATATTTTCACTGACAGGAGCCGTGACGGTGAAGCGTTCATGGAGGGCTTCAGGTCAAAATGTAAGCCGTGGAGCTGATGTATCTGCACCTGCCAAAATTAAAAAAGCTTTGGACCAAGGATGGGTAGTGACCTTTCCGCAAGGAACTACAAGTCCATATGCGCCGGTAAGAAAGGGTACTGCCAATATTATCAAAACATATAACCCAGTTGTAATTCCGGTTGTGATAGATGGTTTTAGAAGGGCTTTTGATAAGAAAGGACTCTTCTTTAAGAAAAAAGGAACTACGTTGCAGGTTCGTATCAAACCACCAATGGAGTTTGATATGGACGATAACCTGAATGATATTGTAGCAAAAATAACGGATGCTATTGAGCAAAACCCTGAAAAGGCAAAAAGTGCAAATAGCTAA
- a CDS encoding ribonucleoside-diphosphate reductase small subunit: protein MSERIEEPILKENNDRFVLFPIQHADIWEFYKKAEASFWTAEEIDLSQDLTDWEKLNDGERHFVSHVLAFFAASDGIVNENLAENFLSEVQYTEAKFFYGFQVAIENIHSETYSLLIDTYVKDNKQKDFLFKAIDNLECVKKKADWALRWIDNGSFVERLIAFAAVEGIFFSGSFCSIFWLKKRGLMPGLSFSNELISRDEGLHCDFACHLYNNHVVNKLPKETVTEIIRDAVNIEQEFVRDAIPVKLIGMNADLMCQYIEFVADRLLVSLQCEKVYNAENPFDFMELISLQGKTNFFEKRVSEYQKSGVMNSIGKDDNPKFSLDEDF, encoded by the coding sequence ATGAGCGAAAGAATAGAAGAACCAATTCTGAAAGAGAATAACGATCGCTTTGTCTTGTTCCCGATTCAACACGCAGATATCTGGGAGTTTTACAAGAAAGCGGAAGCCAGTTTTTGGACAGCCGAAGAGATTGACCTGAGTCAGGACCTGACAGATTGGGAAAAGCTAAATGACGGAGAGCGTCACTTTGTTTCTCATGTTTTAGCGTTCTTTGCTGCCAGTGATGGCATCGTAAACGAGAATCTAGCCGAAAACTTTCTTTCAGAAGTTCAATATACAGAGGCTAAGTTCTTCTATGGCTTTCAGGTTGCCATTGAAAATATCCACTCAGAAACGTACTCCTTGTTGATCGATACTTATGTAAAAGACAATAAGCAGAAAGACTTTTTATTTAAAGCCATTGATAATCTTGAATGTGTAAAGAAAAAGGCTGATTGGGCATTGAGGTGGATTGATAATGGTTCATTTGTAGAGCGACTGATTGCTTTTGCAGCTGTTGAGGGTATTTTCTTTTCAGGCAGTTTTTGCTCTATTTTCTGGTTAAAGAAAAGAGGTCTGATGCCAGGGTTGAGTTTCTCTAATGAGTTGATTTCAAGAGATGAAGGATTACACTGCGACTTTGCTTGCCACTTATATAATAACCATGTGGTGAACAAGCTGCCAAAAGAGACTGTGACAGAAATTATTCGTGATGCGGTGAATATCGAGCAAGAGTTTGTCAGAGATGCAATTCCTGTAAAGCTGATTGGAATGAATGCAGACCTGATGTGTCAATATATCGAGTTTGTAGCTGATAGACTTCTGGTTTCATTGCAGTGTGAAAAGGTGTATAACGCAGAGAATCCTTTTGACTTCATGGAACTGATCTCGCTTCAGGGTAAGACCAACTTCTTTGAAAAGCGTGTTTCGGAGTATCAGAAGTCTGGTGTGATGAACAGTATTGGCAAGGATGATAATCCTAAATTTTCTTTGGATGAAGATTTCTAG
- the rplU gene encoding 50S ribosomal protein L21, translated as MYAIVEIAGQQFKVEENKYIYTQKLDAEEGSSVEFDSVLLLDNDSTVEVGAPKVDGAKVTGKVLGHVKGEKVIVFKKKRRKGYKVRNGHRQQFTKVLIEGITK; from the coding sequence ATGTACGCAATAGTAGAAATAGCTGGGCAACAATTTAAAGTTGAAGAGAATAAATATATCTACACCCAGAAGCTGGATGCTGAAGAGGGTTCATCAGTAGAATTTGACAGTGTATTGCTTCTGGACAATGATTCAACTGTAGAAGTTGGTGCCCCAAAAGTAGATGGCGCTAAAGTGACTGGCAAAGTATTGGGTCACGTTAAAGGCGAAAAAGTAATCGTTTTCAAAAAGAAAAGAAGAAAAGGTTACAAAGTTAGAAACGGTCACAGACAGCAGTTCACTAAAGTTCTGATCGAAGGTATCACTAAGTAA
- the rpmA gene encoding 50S ribosomal protein L27: MAHKKGVGSSRNGRESESKRLGVKIFGGQAIVAGNIIVRQRGTQHHPGKNVGMGKDHTLFALVDGKVEFKKGLNKRSYVSVVPAE, translated from the coding sequence ATGGCACATAAGAAAGGCGTTGGTAGTTCGCGAAACGGAAGAGAGTCCGAAAGTAAACGTCTCGGCGTGAAAATTTTCGGAGGTCAGGCAATCGTAGCTGGCAACATTATCGTAAGACAAAGAGGTACTCAGCACCACCCAGGTAAAAACGTGGGTATGGGTAAAGACCACACACTGTTTGCTTTGGTAGACGGTAAAGTTGAGTTCAAAAAAGGACTGAACAAAAGATCTTACGTATCAGTAGTTCCAGCTGAATAG
- the dnaA gene encoding chromosomal replication initiator protein DnaA, with the protein MAKDCHTVWQNCLEVIRKEISAQSFQTWFQPIKAVKLENNVLTIAVPSPFFYEWLEEYYVHLLKKAIDTELGPSGKLEYSIVMKTRPANTPFTLQNRQTPNPGHANPMYQQQPQHGNFGQQQGNNYEQNTSYPQQSQSSTQGYGQQSGGMSTMPEKRQQQPYTGAHVQQKSGNSSKPQQQPNRNKTHVPVQSSMQHTYDIPTVNDPEYRESNLNPNYTFGTYIEGDCNRLARSAGIAIAKKPGITSFNPLVVYGGVGLGKTHLAQAVGNEIKQNDHRKFVLYVSSEQFTTQFIEALKNNNVNQFTEYYLKVDVLIVDDIQFLARKEKTQETFFHIFNRLHQSGRQIIMTSDRPPRVLEGLTDRLLSRFKWGLTADIQKPDFETRVAIVQQKLTSEGINVPEDVVEYLAYNIDSNIRELEGVLVSLVANASLMSREIDLDMAKSALLNIVRNTEKEITVEFIQQVVAEYFSISVEELKSKTRKKDIANARQIAMYFSKEYTKEPLKAIGDHFGGRDHSTVVHASKTVSQKSDSDALYNRILEELLDQMNIKK; encoded by the coding sequence ATGGCAAAAGACTGTCATACAGTGTGGCAAAATTGCCTTGAGGTAATTCGCAAAGAAATTTCTGCACAGAGTTTTCAAACATGGTTTCAGCCTATCAAGGCTGTCAAGTTGGAAAATAATGTACTTACTATAGCCGTTCCTAGTCCTTTTTTCTATGAATGGTTAGAGGAGTATTATGTGCATTTATTAAAGAAAGCTATTGATACTGAACTGGGACCTTCTGGTAAACTTGAGTATTCAATTGTCATGAAGACCCGTCCGGCCAATACACCTTTCACTTTACAAAACCGACAAACACCAAATCCTGGGCATGCTAACCCTATGTATCAGCAACAGCCCCAGCATGGTAATTTTGGTCAACAGCAAGGCAACAATTACGAACAAAATACTTCTTACCCTCAGCAGTCTCAATCTTCTACACAAGGTTATGGACAACAGTCTGGAGGTATGTCAACGATGCCTGAAAAAAGGCAACAGCAGCCTTATACAGGTGCCCATGTCCAACAAAAATCAGGAAATAGCTCAAAGCCGCAGCAGCAACCAAACAGGAATAAAACTCATGTTCCTGTACAAAGCAGTATGCAACATACTTACGATATTCCAACTGTCAATGATCCTGAGTACAGGGAGTCAAACCTGAACCCTAATTATACATTTGGCACTTACATCGAAGGAGATTGTAACAGGCTAGCAAGATCAGCGGGGATCGCCATTGCAAAGAAACCTGGTATTACATCCTTTAACCCACTGGTGGTATATGGTGGTGTAGGACTTGGCAAGACGCACTTGGCACAAGCTGTAGGTAATGAGATCAAGCAGAATGATCATAGAAAATTCGTACTGTACGTTTCTTCAGAGCAATTTACTACTCAGTTTATTGAAGCTCTAAAAAACAACAATGTCAACCAGTTTACAGAGTACTACCTTAAGGTAGATGTCTTGATTGTTGATGACATTCAGTTCCTTGCCAGAAAAGAGAAAACACAGGAAACATTCTTCCATATATTCAACCGTCTTCACCAAAGCGGCAGACAAATCATTATGACCTCTGACCGTCCACCAAGGGTGCTTGAAGGGCTGACAGATAGACTGCTTTCACGTTTTAAATGGGGATTGACTGCTGACATTCAAAAGCCAGATTTTGAAACAAGAGTAGCAATTGTACAACAAAAGCTGACTTCAGAAGGTATCAATGTTCCTGAAGATGTCGTAGAATACCTAGCCTATAATATTGACTCCAATATTAGAGAATTGGAAGGCGTACTAGTTTCTTTGGTTGCCAATGCTTCGCTAATGAGCAGGGAGATTGACCTTGACATGGCTAAAAGCGCTCTTCTCAATATTGTCCGCAATACGGAGAAGGAAATCACCGTTGAATTTATTCAGCAAGTGGTAGCCGAGTACTTCAGTATTTCTGTTGAAGAACTGAAGTCTAAAACCCGTAAAAAGGACATTGCCAATGCGAGACAAATTGCCATGTACTTCTCAAAAGAGTACACGAAAGAGCCTCTCAAAGCCATTGGTGACCATTTCGGAGGGCGTGATCACAGTACTGTAGTACATGCTAGCAAGACAGTATCACAGAAATCGGATTCTGACGCACTCTACAACAGAATTTTGGAAGAACTGTTGGATCAAATGAATATCAAAAAATAG
- a CDS encoding DUF481 domain-containing protein: MRRYFALLLLILTPWALSAQILNIEKERTEDSDSTKWMGNLGANFTLQNQQVQSMIFSLNSNLTYYGTTHAYIMIGELEMLKGNGSLLESQGYGHIRTNLFHKKRLSYELFGQIQYDQVRGMQQRYLGGGGVRYALHSKEKVKIAIGTGAMFEHEGWEWTITENEVDETLGWNEGDVISRITDRLKNNTYCSVTYDISDETSINCIVYYQAMFETLDEPRISSEFNFQVGLSEHMKFNLMASLWHDAAPVVPIKQTNYTIENGVVFSF, translated from the coding sequence ATGAGAAGGTATTTTGCTTTACTACTATTGATACTTACTCCATGGGCACTTTCTGCCCAAATTCTCAATATTGAAAAGGAACGAACTGAGGATAGTGACTCCACAAAATGGATGGGAAACCTTGGAGCCAATTTCACTCTACAAAACCAGCAAGTTCAGTCCATGATATTCAGCCTGAACAGTAACCTCACATATTATGGGACAACACATGCCTATATCATGATTGGGGAGTTGGAAATGCTGAAAGGTAATGGTTCTTTACTGGAGAGTCAGGGGTATGGACACATCCGTACAAACCTTTTTCACAAGAAGCGGCTATCCTATGAACTCTTCGGGCAAATTCAATATGACCAAGTAAGAGGAATGCAGCAACGCTACCTTGGAGGAGGCGGAGTTCGCTATGCCTTACACAGTAAAGAAAAAGTAAAAATTGCTATTGGTACAGGTGCCATGTTTGAACATGAAGGGTGGGAGTGGACCATCACTGAAAATGAAGTGGATGAAACACTAGGATGGAATGAAGGAGATGTCATCTCACGTATTACAGACAGATTGAAGAACAATACTTACTGTTCTGTTACCTATGATATTTCAGATGAGACGTCCATTAACTGCATCGTTTATTACCAAGCTATGTTTGAAACGCTAGATGAGCCAAGAATCAGCTCTGAGTTCAACTTTCAAGTAGGATTAAGTGAGCATATGAAATTTAATTTAATGGCTTCCCTATGGCATGATGCTGCTCCAGTAGTTCCAATCAAACAGACTAACTATACCATTGAAAACGGGGTTGTTTTCTCTTTCTAA